From a region of the Zingiber officinale cultivar Zhangliang chromosome 10B, Zo_v1.1, whole genome shotgun sequence genome:
- the LOC122029833 gene encoding uncharacterized protein LOC122029833 has product MASVKKASIWVAASVGAVEALKDQAGLCRWNYALRSLQQHAKSNMRSLSQAVRMSSAVSDGRSSERAKQSEESLRKVMYLSCWGPN; this is encoded by the coding sequence ATGGCTTCAGTGAAGAAAGCTTCGATTTGGGTAGCGGCGAGCGTTGGCGCAGTGGAGGCGCTTAAGGATCAAGCAGGGTTGTGCAGATGGAACTACGCTCTGAGGTCTCTGCAGCAGCACGCCAAGAGCAACATGAGGTCGCTGTCTCAGGCCGTGAGGATGTCCTCCGCCGTCTCTGATGGCCGAAGCAGCGAGCGAGCCAAGCAATCGGAGGAGTCGCTGAGGAAAGTGATGTACCTCAGCTGCTGGGGACCCAATTAG
- the LOC122029910 gene encoding uncharacterized protein LOC122029910 — MASVKKASVLVAASVGAVEALKDQAGLCRWNYALRSLQQHAKSNMRSLSQTVRMSSAVSDGRSSERAKQSEESLRKVMYLSCWGPN; from the coding sequence ATGGCTTCAGTGAAGAAAGCTTCGGTATTGGTAGCGGCGAGCGTTGGCGCAGTGGAGGCGCTTAAGGATCAAGCAGGGTTGTGCAGATGGAACTACGCTCTGAGGTCTCTGCAGCAGCACGCCAAGAGCAACATGAGGTCGCTGTCTCAGACCGTGAGGATGTCCTCCGCCGTCTCTGATGGCCGAAGCAGCGAGCGAGCCAAGCAATCGGAGGAGTCGCTGAGGAAAGTGATGTACCTCAGCTGCTGGGGACCCAATTAG